TCAAATTTTCATCAGGAGGGAACCCCATCTTGGAAGCAAACATCACATGTAGGGTCAAGGCGTAAATTGGTGGGTTGAAATTGTGTGCCTCAACTTCTAGCCAATTTTCCACTTGACCCCTTTCCTCTACTGTCTTTCCCAGTAGATCAGTCCCTTGTGATTTGTATTTTTCTGCATAGTACCTTATGATTGCACGGGATTCTGCAAAAACTCAAATTGTAAAAATCATCATTTGGTGCTGTTTAATTATTATGGATATTAAAGTAAGAAAGATTTGTTTTTAAGAAAGTGGTTTAGAATGTCATCTTTCTTTGCTAAAGACTTAAAGAGTCAGCACTCACAAATTAAAGTCTTCCTAGGTACTTCTATCAATCGTATTctctatattataaaaatatggaATTCACCGGCACCACTGCTTTCTTTGTTTTCTAGGAAAAGGACTACCACTTGTATTATAATATGAAACGCTGGAACCAGTCAACCACTTTGATAAAAGGGCAAGTAAAATTGTATTTTACCATTTTTACTAAataatagataaattaatttttaataaattgattattttataaaaattttatttatttttattgttaaaaattgattTTACTTATCAATATGGCATACCACTTAATAATACAACTAAATATATTTAGTTTTTAATAGAGAAAAAATCAATCAATAAGAATAAATTTTAGTGCCCTTTATTTTAATCTTATATATTCTCAAAGACCCTAAAAAATTTGGGGGAGAAGATAGCATCTGAATCTACATGTAAGAAAAACAGGAGATAAATTACCATATAAAACATAATCTCCATCTTGAGTGACAGGAACTGTTCCAAAAGGCTGCAAAGAAGAGATTGAGATGATTGATTGTTTAACATTAATTTTCACTGAAAACTGgagtttttaacaaaaaaaaaaggggggtgcTTAAGAAGGTGACCTGGAGCTTGAGAAATTCAGGGTCTTTGTGCTCTCCTTTAAGCAAATCAACAGGGACAGTCTCGAATTCAATCTCCTTTTCAATAAGACATGCAATCACTCGCTTTGGAGAAGCAAAGGCTGGGCCATACACCTTCACCACCATTGTTGTATCCAAATTGTTCACTGCATTTAACAGTGTTTATGGCCTTTCAATTTATAGAAAATTGGCTGCTGCAGTGTTTTCCCATTATTGCCCCCCATAGGTGGTAGGTGGGACTTTTCTGCTCTACTGATTAGGAAGGTTAAGGCTAGTGCTGTCAAATGGAGATGGCCCAATTAGTTAAAAGATTAACACCACCATCTTGTTTTTCTATAATTGGAGGTGGGATATGAAATTATTTGAAATAGATATTAATTTTTTACTATTAAGTGGAGATTATTAGCAGCttaccatttttattattatttgaatttgaagtaaaaacaaaaattgaacaaTTCTGTGTTTAAATTAGTAACGTCCAATTCTCAAAAACCAGAAAAAGTAACGTACAGCATCT
This is a stretch of genomic DNA from Gossypium arboreum isolate Shixiya-1 chromosome 11, ASM2569848v2, whole genome shotgun sequence. It encodes these proteins:
- the LOC108473920 gene encoding glutathione S-transferase F9-like — protein: MVVKVYGPAFASPKRVIACLIEKEIEFETVPVDLLKGEHKDPEFLKLQPFGTVPVTQDGDYVLYESRAIIRYYAEKYKSQGTDLLGKTVEERGQVENWLEVEAHNFNPPIYALTLHVMFASKMGFPPDENLIKESEEKLGKVLDIYEERLSKNKYLAGDFFSLADLSHLPFTQYLVGQMGKEYMITSRKHVSAWWDDISSRPSWQKVLQLYAPPF